In the genome of Spirochaetota bacterium, the window ATGGCAGTCATAAAAGAAAAAATGATAATTAAAAATGCAACCCGTAAAGGAAGAAAAAAATCATCATACCTTCCCCCTGATTATAAAACACTGCAGGAGGTAATTGATGGCATTGAACGTGACTACATTCTTCATACACTTGAATTAACAAACTGGAATCTTCAGAAAACAAGTCGTGTTCTGGATATTGCACGAAACACATTAAAAGCAAAGATGAAGAAATACAATATTACTATGCAATAGGAAAAATCATAACAGGGCAAATACAATTATACCTGAAATGATTATTAAACCCAAAAGGAGAGCAATATATACAAATAATATATTCTCATTCCCATCTTCTTTTTTCTGTTCTTGCTTATCTGTTTCAATTTTTACGTTTTCTTCTTCTATTATTTTTACAAGAACATTTTTTGCAACTACTGCATAAATAGCATATCCTCCAGTAGAAAGAGGTATCTTTTCTTTTATCCTAGCTCGCACTGGCAAATATTGCCCATCACTTGTTATTGCGTTAAACATACGAGCAATTTTATCAGATACAGGATCTTTTCCACTCAACATCACTGAGATTTTTTCTCCGGGTTTAATATCATTTATGTATTTTCCCTTTACAGGGGAAACAATAACTGATCCGGGGATAACATATTCAACTTGAGATTCCACTTCACGCATTTTTATCTCATCTTGACTCAGCTCCTGTTCCTTCTCTTCTTGTTTTCCTGGTAATTCCATAGGTATGTTTTCTATTTCTAAGGTGAGAGAACTTGTTTTATCTATCTCAATTTGGCATTCTGTATCTTGATTAAAATATTTCCCAATTATTTCTTTAAACAATTCTGACACAACCTGTATGTTTCCAAACTTAGCTGGTTCATATACGTCATACCCTTCAATTGCCTCAGCCAAATGATTAGTGAACTTATATGAATCTTCAGTAGCTCCACCCAAATCACTCACAATATCACCAAATACATTGTAAAACTGTTTCCATGCATCAAAAATACGAATTTTATTATATATATCAGTATATGAGGTAACAAATGCATTAATATTAATAATATAGCTGTATTCAACATTAAGGAATACATAAAATGCTCCTACTTTAGTTGACCTGAACCTCCCTTTTATCACAGCAACATCCTGCAAAATCCCTGCAGCCATCTGGCGAGCTTTTTCCAGATTGCCATTCGTGTATTTTAAGGCTTTGTTTATAAGCTGGGTTTGATCGCTAAATGAATCATACTGTGTAGTATCTGGCATTTATAGTTCAACCTCTTGTTCAGCTAGACTTTTTTCAATGATTTCATATTTCTTTTGAGGTGTTAATGTAATGATACGTTTAATACATTGAATAACCTGCTCTTTATACTGATAAGGAACCTCTAATATGAAATATCCATTTTCAAGATTATTAATAACAGTTACTTTATTTTCAGGAATTTTAAGCCCTAGTGAGGGTCCATAAAATTTTATAATATATTCAGGTGAAATGTACTTAATAAATAACCGTGAAACTCCCATCTTAATTCTACGCACAGGTTGAAATTGTTGATATTTTGATTTTATTAATTCATCAAACGAGGAAGGATTTTTGGCAATAATGATAACAATGAGGTCTTGAGGCAATTCAAGAACAAGAAAATAACTATATAGATTCTTATATGAAGCTAATAGCCCAAATAACGAATCATCCTCGCTTTCTTTCTTTTTAATAATCTGCTTCATAGCTTATTAGGAACATCTATTGATTAAAAAAATACATCATCATTGCATTTAATTCAATTATATTTGAAGTTGCATATTAATCAAGTATTTTACTAAATTGAATAAAATACACTATCTGTGTTTATCTTTCTTACAGCACGTATTGTAAATAAATTCATGAGCAAACCAAACGCTTCACTTTCAGGTATATGAAGAAATAATGCAATATCACTAGCTGTTGCCTGCTTGTTTATCACACAATATTCAATAATATCTTTTTCTATTTCAGAAATAGCCCCTAATGCATGGCAGCCATTTTTACATAATCTATCGGTTACTATAATATACCGCCTTTTCTGTTGCACCATTCCAATTACTTGATGAATAATATATTCAACATTGTCGGTTATATTGACTAATTTACAATAAAATGGGGTATCGTGTGTATGCGATAGCTCTATTAATGGAACTATACATTCATCAACAAAGGAAGCATCAACTGATCGTATCCCATTAAAATCAAGGATGACAACCTCATGTTCCCCTAGATGTGTGAGCTTTTGGCAAATTTTCTGCAACAACAGCCTACCAACATACCGTGTAAAAAGATCAGTACTTTTTCGTGTTACTGTTACAGATGCTGCCAATTTTTTAATTTCAATAACCATTCTTTCATCCAATAAGTGTGATGGAAATCTGCGTCCCTGGGAAAGTTGGGCAATCATCTTTAAGGAAGACATAACTCCCCTTTGCAGAACGCCTGTGATGCAACACGCTTATATATGCATTTTCTGAACGTAAAAAAATAGAACCCTTAAGCTGTTCCATAATGGCATTAACCTGACACAGTCCATATCCATACCTGCGTTTGCTAGAAAGTGGAGTAGTCAGCACAGATTCCAGAAGCCTTGCATGTGGCATTGCTTTAATATCGGGCATATATTCAAATGTGGCAGGGATTCCAATACCTGAATCAGCAATAGCTATTCTGAATATGCGTTCATTCAAATAAGTGTAACTCTGTATGGCAATGAATCCTGAGTCAAGGCTGTGTTCAAAAATATTCTGGCATAGTTCTGAAATAACAGTAACAAGATAGTCGACCATAGTCAATGTAAACCAATGTTTTAAAATTATAAGAGCCCGTTTCCTGAATGCAGCAATTACTTTCCCAATAACCCTGACACTTTCTTTTTCTTTTCCAGGGATCTCAACAACTTCAAGCAGCCGTGAAGAAGCTAAACTTCTCTTCAGTTGCTTTTGTTTTTCAAGAGTTTCATTGCAATCAAATATTTTATGCGAAAAGAAATCCATTCGTACAGCATACTGCAATATTTGTGCTGGTATACGATACAACGTCAATCGGTTGCCTGTCAGTCGCAAGTAATTTCGTCCAAGAAGAAGTAAGCATATCAATGAATAGGGATCAATAAATGTTACTTGCGATAGGTCTAGTCCTTTAACATTCTTCCCTACAATATGCTGATACAGGGCAATGACTCCTTCAAAGCTGAATGGGTCTTTGCATTGATCTGGGATTTGTATTATGCTCACTGAAAATCCTTATGATATTATTTAATAAAATGAGGACATATATGTTCCTTATTTATTATAATCGACATTTTATTATTAATTTTTCAACCCTTATCCAGATATTAAAAAGCCCAATAGATACTTACAAAGAAGGTTTGTGACAATAAAAGTGTGCCTCTAATGCATTTGCCGGTAATACATAATTCCTACAGTTCAGAATAAAATGATTCTTGCAATGCTATCATAAAATATTATACTATGTACATTTACTATTAAATTAGTATGTATTACTTACCTTGCAATATGCTGCAACAAATTTCAATTACAAATATTTTCATAGTATATTGACAAAATACTGTTATTGCCCTAATTAAAGAGAGTGGTATGCTAACTGAAAACGAAATTGAAAACCTGATAACAAAACTACGTAATAAATACGATGAATATGCGTCTAAATATAGCCCACACTGGTTCAATAAAGATGCTTTTGAAGAACGTTTACAAACTGCTTTGAGGAATAAATTCAATCTTGAAGCCTTTATTGTAGCAGAAATTGCTCATTTTGAAACATTACGAAAACGGTATGATGAGAAAAAAAGGGAAACCTCTTTCAGCAAAAAGGTAGATGCTCTCATACAAGAATTAACTGCAAAAATAAAAAAATACCCAAAGATTGAATTCCATCCCAAAGCTCATTTTGAGATAATGCACATGTATGGAGCATGTAATGAGTTACTTGAATATTATTTCCCCGTTCTTTGGATCATACTGGATGATCGTACCGCACTATGGGAATTTGAGCAGCAATTACAGTATTTATGTGCACACTCCTCAAACCGTTTTTCGCGGCGAATAGAAGATCACATTACACTATTACAGCGACCTCATATTACATACATAGAAATAGAGAAAGACAAAAATGAATACCTGAAAGAGTGTGCATTTGTATTACATAAAATACTGCAATGGCTTGATACTATAACCCCCACCGTAAGTAATAATCAGTGCATATCATTTGCAAAGCTGTATGTTCATGAAGAAAAACGCAAAAGAATAATCGCACTCTTTCATAATGATACACCACAATCTGCTGTAAAAAAGATCCACAGCCATATTTTGGGCATTATAGAAGATTTCAGGCTACAGGCTTTCAGGAAAGATTAAACTTTTTTTATACATATCAGTGTAACATCATCTTCCAGTGGTGCATATCCAGTAAATTCATACATGCTGCCGCATAAAGAGTGTAAGATCTCCACAGGATTTTCCTGTGCATATAAAAGAATTTGTTCTTTCAGCTTATCATTCCCATACAATGTACGTGTTTCCATATTTATTGATTCGGTTAAGCCATCAGTATACAGCAACAACATATCATCCTTATCTAATGTTATACTGCAATCACCGTATACCATATCATCAAATACGCCAATCAATCCACCTGTATTGGGAAGTTCTTCAATACTATGCGTTTTCTTTCTATATAAGTATAACGGTGGATGTCCACCTGATGCAAAAACTATATGCCCATCAGGCAACAATCTGCAAATTAATGCTGTTGCAAAATAATATAAACCTTTGCCGTCTCTCACCATTTGCCGGTTAACTTTTTGTAATATTTCCCCCGGAGATTTTTCATAACGGCTAAATGTACGTATAAGTGTTCTGATAGCATTACCAATGTACGATGAGGCTACCCCATGCCCTGATACATCACACAGAATAATTTGAAGCACCCCATCATCAATCGTAAATCCATCAAAAAAATCACCCGATATGTCTTCCGCTGGCAAGAACGTTGATGCAATTTCATATCCCTTCACATTCTTGAATTTAGGCAATTGTGCAACCTGTATCTGCCTTACTTTTGATATTTCATCAATATACATTTTATTCTGCTTACGCACATATTGGTGTATCTCAGTTCGGCTGATAACTATTTTTAATATCTCTGCCAGCAATCCAATGATGTTTTTTTCATCACTGCTAAAAGGCTCATTTCGTATTAAAAAAACAAAGCCATATTGTTGCAACGATACGCGTACACCATATATTTTGCTATGCGGACGTGAAAAATACATTACAGAATTTTGAGCTTGCACATATATTAATTTATTGAGTTGCGGCATAAACGCTTGTAACAACTCATGGGGTATTAATCGTATCAAAGAAAAAGTACCTGTTTTCACCGGGCTTGCAACAACCATCCCATCTATGGGGACTATATTTTTTACGTGCATGAGCATCGCTACCAGTGAATCGATATCATCAAGTTTAAGACATTGCCTGATATATTCATTGAGCTGGATTAACCGTTGTTTAATATGTTTCTGGTGTTCTACTGACCGTTCCAGTTTTCGTTTCATTTCTATCAGTACGGCGCAACGGCGCAACTTTGAAAAAAGGATAAATTTGTTAAACGGCTTAATAATGTAGTCCATCACGCCAATACTGTATGCCCTTACAAGAGTTTGCTCATCATCAGTTGATGTCAAAATATACAGTATAATATCGTCGTATTGTCTCTGGCTTCGTATCCATTTACACACATCAAGGCCATAAGCATCCGGCAACTGAAGATCAATTATTGCTATATCAGGATTAAATTCTTCTATTATTTGTTGGAATTGACTAAACGAAGTTGTACACTTAACGTGATAGCCTGCCAGCATTGCGACAAGCATTTTGCCTATAAACATGTCATCATCTAAAACAAGAATTTTTATTTGTTCAACTTCCATATCACCTTCATATTCCCAAACACTCTTTTATAGACCAGCAGCACAATTTTTTCAAGTGCATTTTTTAAAATCAATGCAACAAAAACATTTCTTTTTAGCTGTGCATTATTTATATGAACTATCTGACAAACACTTAAAAACTTTTATTGAAATTATTTACCCTTTGATGTACATATACCTACATACAATTGTGCAATTTTTATTATAAAAAACATTCACCATAAAGTAGTGAATATTTTTTTCTGGAGGTACAAACATGCTTATTGTGTATAGTATTATAATTATTGTGGTACTAATTATTATAAAGAGAATGGTAAAGATTGTTCCTGACGATTCCATCTGCATTATTGAAAAAAATTTACGGTACCATACAACCTTAAAGCCAGGAATTCATATTATAAGTCCTTTTGTTTCGGCGCGAATTGTACCTGTTGAAAAAAGGGAAAGCGTACCGGTAACACAAGAAATTTTTTTTGGCGATAGCTCCGGTCAACAACTTACTGTAAAAGCAACATTTTTATTATGGGATCCATATACTCCATTTTTTACTTTTGAAAAATTAGACGAAGAGATGAGCACCAAAGCAATACAGGAACTATCAAAAATTGCCGCAGGGTATACAAAATCAGAATTTGAGAAAAATTTAGATATAATTAAGAAAAAATGCCTTGAATTATTAAACCAGTTTGGAGAAGAGTACGGTATTGAATTTGTAGACTTAGATATTTCAGTATGATTACCGTTCAGAAATTAGCTAAACGATTTGGTAACACACTCCTTTTTGAAGATGTTACTTTTACCATAGGCCACAAGGAAAAGGTAGGTCTTGTTGGTCGCAATGGTCTGGGTAAGACTACATTGCTTAAAATCATTGCAGGTATCGAACAGCCCGATGAAGGCAGTATAACCATTCCACGCCACTACACCATTGGATACATGTCACAGCAACTTCATTTCACCAAAGACATCGTACGCGATGAAGCATTATCATTATTGCCCGAATCAGAACAGCATGAATACTGGCGAGCTGAAAAAATACTTTCAGGATTGGGATTTGACAATACCGACATGCTGAAAAAAGTATCCCAGCTTTCTGGGGGATATCAGGTTAGACTGCAACTGGCAAAAACATTAATACTTAATCCTGACATGCTTCTTTTAGATGAACCAACTAACTACCTTGATATCACCTCAATCCGCTGGTTAGCTCGCTTTTTACAAAACTGGAGGGGAGAACTTTTATTTATCACACATGACAGAGCTTTCATGGACTCCATTGTTACTCACACTCTGGGTATTCATCGCAACAGGATAAAAAAAATCAAAGGTAATACCCAACAGTTTTATGAGCAGATTGCACTAGAAGAAGAAATCTATGAAAAAACCCGCATCAATGATGAACGCAGGCAAAAAGAAATAGAAGAGTTTATTTCCAGGTTCAGAGCAAAAGCCCGGCTGGCAAATCTAGTGCAATCGCGGATAAAGACAATTGAAAAGATGCAAAAGAAAGAAAAGCTGGTGCAGTTAAAAAATCTAGATTTTGAATTTAGGTATAAGCCTATATCATCAAAATATGTTGTGCAGGTGGATTCAATTTCTTTTGGGTATGGCGAAAAACTTCTTATTCAAAATCTGTCTTTTTCAGTTGCTGCGGACGATAGAATCTGCATAATAGGTCCCAATGGCAAAGGCAAGACTACATTGTGTAAACTCCTTGCTGGCACCTTGCAGCCACACTCAGGTTCAATCACAAAAGCACTGGGTGTAGAGATAGGATATTTTGAACAAACAAATATCGCAACATTAAATCCCAATGCTACAATTGAAGATGAGATTGCCTCCAGTGACCCTGATAACAACAAACAGAGAGCTCGCACTATCTGTGGATCATTACTTTTTGAAGGAGATGATGCATTAAAACCTGTTGCAGTCCTTTCAGGAGGTGAAAAGAGCCGCGTACTTTTGGGCAAAATTCTGGTTAGACCAATAAATCTTCTCATTCTGGATGAGCCAACAAACCATCTTGATATGGAAGCATGTGATGCTCTCCTAGAAGCACTGGACAGCTTTGAAGGCGCTGTAATACTGGTTACTCACAATGAACTTTTACTGAGAGCTATCGCACAGCGATTAATTATTTTCCAAAATAACACCGTAACCTTTTTTGAAGGCGACTATGAACGCTTTTTAGAAAAAGTTGGTTGGGCCAATGAGTTAGACATGCAAAAATCTGATGATTCCAATCAGCTTGAAAACAAACGCAATAAAAAAGAATTACGGAAATTGCGTTCAAAACTGCTGCAAGAAAAATTAAGTGAGTGCAAGCCCCTTCAGGACCAAATAGCTGAGATTGAAAAATCAATTACACACTACGATACTCTATTGAAGCAATATAATGCAGATATTATCATTGCTTCACAATCACAACAAAGCAGTGAAATTCAGCGTTTATCAATTGAAATACGCAAAGTGGAAAAAACTCTGAATACCCTTTACGATGAGCTTGAAGAGCTTATTGAACAATACGAAGAGAAAAGCAGACACTATGAACGGTTGCTTCAAGAGTATGCCTAATACAACTGCCATGTATTAGATTGCCACATCATTGCTTTTTATTTTTTCAAACTCTTAACCGCATTTTCCAATACTGTTCGTAATTCATCTGGAGTAAATGGTTTGGGAATATAGTCAAAAGCCCCTGCCTTGAGCGCTTGCCGTGCTGTTTCTACAGTAGCAAAACCAGTAAATATTATCACTATTACTTCCGGATGTCGTTTTTTTATTTCCTCTAATAGTTGCATGCCATCCATTCCTGGCATCATTAAATCAGTAAGCACAATATCAAATTTTTTCTTTTCAAGATGTTCCAAAGCAGTTTGTCCTGAATAAGCTGTTTCAACCTCATAATCAAGCTTTTGCAATACTCTAAGACAGCTTTTAAGCACAATATCTTCATCATCTACTATCAATATTTTAGCTAGTACATCCTTCATGGCCTACACCTATCACGCTTTTTGAAATACTGGGTATTCTTCTTTATTTTTTGCAAGAGGAAAAGTAATGGTAAAAACTGTTCCCTTACCTACTTCACTTTGCACATCGATGTTACCATGATACCGTTTAATTATGCCGTAGGTTACTGCCAGCCCCAAACCAGTACCTTTCCCCTGCTCCTTTGTGGTAAAAAATGGATCAAATATTTTATCCAGATGTTCCTCTTTAATACCTATACCTGTATCTGAAACAATAATAGTTATACTGTCATTATGAAAATTATACCTAGTTTTTACTGTTAGTGTACCCCCCTGCGGCATGGCATCTGCTGCATTCATAGCAAGGTTGTTTATAACCGATTTGAATTGATTTTCATCGATATACATATCGGGAACATCGGGATCCAGTTCTTTATTGATGACAATGTTATGGAAGTTAACATGCTTTTCAAGTATAACCAGCACTTCATTTATCAGAGTATTAATATTTCTGCGCTTTATATCCGGTTTAGTTGAACGTGCAAAATCAAGAATATTACGCACGATATCCCTGCACCGGAGGGTTTCCTTTATGATAACTCGCAAATCCTCCTCAAAATCTGTATCTTTAAGATCTTCCAAAAGTAGCGAACTATAGGTAAGAATAGCTGTAAGAGGATTGTTTATTTCATGAGCTATCCCCGATGCCAGCCTCCCAAGCGAAGCTAACTTCTCAGACTGCAATATCTGGTTCTGTGTCTGTTCTTTCAGCTTTCGGTCTCTTTCTTTTATTGCATCTATCATCTGATTAAATGTATAACACAAATAACCAATCTCATCCTCGCTTTCTATTTCAATATGTGTATCATAGTTGCCATTGATTACTGATTCTGAAGCATTTACCAGTGTTCGTACAGGTTTTATTATAATATTCAAAAGATACAATGAAATCCCCACCGCAACAATTGCTATTAAAATAGTAATTGCAGCAAAGTTAACTGTTGAACTGGCTTTGATCTCATCAAATTTTTTTTCCAAGATTCCCACATATAGAATGCCAATTGGTTTATTATATACATTTAACAATGGCTTATATGCAGAGATATACCAGTTGCTTACAACAAAGGCTTTATCCCACCACAGCTTGCCCTGTAATATCACCTTATTGTATACTTCCTCAGAAAGCAAAGTGCCAATCGCCCGACTCCCATCAGGTCTTTTTACATTGGTACATATTCTCACATCGTCCAGAAATATCGTTGAGGTACCAACATCTAAGCCATTAATCTTTTCATCTTTAAAAACTAGATCTTTTATCTGGTCAACAATACCATTATAATTATTTAAAATACGTACACCATAAATAATTCCAATGAAATTATTTTTGTAAAATATTGGTATAGTGACCCGTATAGCAAGAGCATCAACAACTTTTGTTCGTTCAACTTTCCGTGATTTTGGCGTAGGTACTATTTCAATAATTACTTTTTTTGCAATATCTTCACCTTCTCTTTCAAGATGTGCATGAGAAACAATATCAGTACCTTCACAGGGGATTTTATTTTTCATTACATATGAAATATGATTATCATCCGAGACATCATCGCCATATAAATTATTATTAGCACGTGCAATTACCCTGCCCTTAGCATCAGTTATGTTGACAATATCAATACCCAATTCTCTCTGTACCTCTCTGCATTTATTGATTAATACCTGCCTGTTATTATTAATAATTGCTAATTGAATATATTCCAGCAGAGCAATATGCTTGAGCATTTTGCTTTTCAGCGCTATTCTGCTATTATAAATAAAGTCAGCTGTGTCTAAATCCTTTAATACAATATCAAACGCCTGACCAACAACATGCTTTTCAATTGTCCATATACCTACAAATGTTGATGCTATCCCCGACAAAAGAACAATGGAAAGTATACTTATAAATAATTTGAATCTAATCTGTGTAGCAAATCGTTTTCTCATGATTTTAATGAAACGCGCATTTAATATTGCTTAATATAATAAATTATGTTGCATATATTTTGCAATCTTTTTACTAAAATTATACTATAACCAAAATTAAATTATTACCTCCATCACATCCTCTAGTATAGAGATTATACGATGTACACTATTAATAGAAAAAGAACCGGAATATCAGAACCTGACATTCCGGCTTTGCGATTGTAAACAGGTTGTTGTGATACTATATGCACATCACTGTAAACTCATACATACTTTTTAATTTTTTCAATCAACTCATCTATTCGTACAGGTTTTGTCAAAAAATCATTAATTCCTGGGAGGAATGATTGTTCCTCATTCAGCGAAAAACGTGAATTGGTCACTTGATTAATTGCAGTCAACATTATAATTGGCACATTTTTCACATCCTTATATTTTGAATCCTCTCTGTTGCTGCGTATCTGGTAGGATATTTCAAATCCCGCTGTGTCAGTCTCCATCATAACGTCAAGAATCATAAGGTCAGGACGATATGACAGTAGCTTTTTCAAACCTTCAGCACCGCTATATGCCACTTCCACTTCATATCCATTCATACTCAAAGCCTGTTTTAAGCTTTCTACAAGGTCTTTATCGTCATCAACTAATAATATTTTTTTAGCCATTTTAGTATACCCCACCTGCCAAATTTTAATCATAGAGTAACTGATATATTACATTTCTTTCTTCCCATGCCTTTGTTCTCTGATAGATATCTATTGGGAATTCAATCTGCTTCAATTCAATAGGAGAAGCCTTTTTATCAACAAGGCCTAATGCTAACGCAACACCATAGATAATTGCTTCCGGCCTTGGAGGACACCCGGGTATAAAATAGTTAACTGGAATTGCCTTATCAGCACCACCAGTAACATTGTAGGTATCAAACCAGCACCCACCACCAGTTGCACATGAACCAATACCAAATACAAGTTTAGGTGATGGCATAGCATCATACGCTTTTTTTACCAGCGGGAAGGTAGGCCTGGTAACAGCACCAGAAATAAGCATCACATCAGCATGCCGGGGGGATGCAACAAGTTTAATACCAAACCGTTCCACATCGTAATACGGAGTCAATACATTCAATATTTCAATATCACACCCATTACATGCACCAGAATTGCAGTGGTATACCCATAATGATTTTGGAAATGCCTTCTTTGCTAATTTTCCCAACATGGCTATTCTCCTAATTTTTCAGGCCTTTTATAAGACTTGGTTTTTTCATATAGTTGTTTATCAAATGTCTGAGAAGAAACAGGAATAACTGCCCGCATTTCTAAATTGTCATAACGATATCCCAAATACGACAACTTATCAATTGCATTTTTGACTTCATGGTCAAAGCACCTGCCGCACCGCTGGCAAGTTAACATGAAAAGCTCTATTGTTTCATTAATATCCCGCTTATCATCCGTTGCCAGCTCATACTGTGGAGTCATTGTTATAGCTTTTTCGGGGCACAGGTCAGCACAGCGGCCACAGTAGGTGCATCGTGAACCATCATACATCATCACGCGGAGCTCATTGCATAAATCCCGCACCAGTATTGTACGAGCGGGACAGTGATTGGCACACCCGCCACATCCTATACATTTATGATGATCCCAATAGGGCTGCCCCCTGAAGTTCTCAGGCACAGGCCTTGGTACAAAGGGGTAGGGCATGGTAACAGTTCCAGGCTTTGTAACCACAAATAGCTGTTTTATTTTACTTATAAGCCACACGATCGTTCTCCTTGCTTTTTTAAATTTAAATTCCGTATACGCTCAGTGCAATAGTACACAGTGATATGAAAATCAACACTGCATAATATTTCACTGCCTGGTCAATTCGTAACCGTGGGTTAGTAGATCCCACTAATGCAATGAGTACAAAGATAAGTGCAACAGCCACCAGCTGTAATATAAGATCAGCTATAAATATCCCTGTATAGATAAACGGCATGAATACTGTCACAAAAAGCATTGCATAAAACATCTGTTTCAACATCATTGAATATTTAAACAGTGCATAATTAGGTCCACTGTATTCAATAAAAGGTCCTTCTAATATTTCAACTTCTGCTTCAGAGATATCAAATGGCTGTCGAGCAACAAACGCCTGCAATGCCATGAGATACACAATCAGCATAAGCACCACTGACCATGAATACCCTGTAGAAAGAATACTGAACATGCTCACATC includes:
- a CDS encoding NADH-quinone oxidoreductase subunit B family protein — protein: MLGKLAKKAFPKSLWVYHCNSGACNGCDIEILNVLTPYYDVERFGIKLVASPRHADVMLISGAVTRPTFPLVKKAYDAMPSPKLVFGIGSCATGGGCWFDTYNVTGGADKAIPVNYFIPGCPPRPEAIIYGVALALGLVDKKASPIELKQIEFPIDIYQRTKAWEERNVIYQLLYD
- a CDS encoding 4Fe-4S binding protein; amino-acid sequence: MWLISKIKQLFVVTKPGTVTMPYPFVPRPVPENFRGQPYWDHHKCIGCGGCANHCPARTILVRDLCNELRVMMYDGSRCTYCGRCADLCPEKAITMTPQYELATDDKRDINETIELFMLTCQRCGRCFDHEVKNAIDKLSYLGYRYDNLEMRAVIPVSSQTFDKQLYEKTKSYKRPEKLGE
- a CDS encoding response regulator → MAKKILLVDDDKDLVESLKQALSMNGYEVEVAYSGAEGLKKLLSYRPDLMILDVMMETDTAGFEISYQIRSNREDSKYKDVKNVPIIMLTAINQVTNSRFSLNEEQSFLPGINDFLTKPVRIDELIEKIKKYV